The following proteins are co-located in the Sardina pilchardus chromosome 24, fSarPil1.1, whole genome shotgun sequence genome:
- the LOC134073073 gene encoding uncharacterized protein LOC134073073, with amino-acid sequence MLDSMDLLAKSRQTCGVLDENPFFFSTPMTEKSYYHGTSCIRKVARECGAKYPKALSCTKLRKHVATVSKVLNLKDTEMDQLADFMGHDIRVHRQFYRLPEGTLQLAKISKVLLALEQGRVAEFKGKNIEEINIEPYEKLNLVSNMSESEDEESDSEMPQPKNTRRPQRPSTSTDECLVDSESAMPQPKKRRLSPSTSTSTEELPISGRSTKGRRKKGGKMPSKSGGSKSSKREWTEEVKAVEDRCLSTSISSTSTGVSKPPKRKWTEEEVKAVENKLMDCITSGRVPGKLQCEDCIRSAPSVLKHRTWEAVKFYIKNRITAYQRECGKRK; translated from the exons ATGCTGGATTCAATGGATCTACTTGCAAAGTCTCGCCAAACATGTGGTGTACTGgatgaaaatcctttttttttttcgacacCCATGACTGAGAAATCCTACTACCATGGCACATCTTGTATCAGGAAAGTTGCCCGGGAGTGTGGGGCCAAATATCCAAAGGCTCTTTCATGCACAAAGCTGCGGAAACATGTGGCTACAGTCTCTAAAGTGCTTAATCTGAAGGACACTGAGATGGACCAGTTGGCGGACTTCATGGGACATGACATTCGTGTGCACAGACAGTTTTACAGGTTGCCTGAGGGGACGCTGCAGCTAGCCAAAATCAGCAAGGTGCTGTTAGCCCTTGAACAGGGAAGAGTTGCGGAATTCAAGGGTAAAAACATTGAAGAGATCAACATTGAGCCTTATG AGAAGCTGAATTTAGTCAGTAACATGTCTGAAAGtgaagatgaagagagtgacagCGAGATGCCACAGCCAAAGAACACCAGGCGACCCCAGCGTCCTTCAACATCTACAG aCGAATGTTTGGTTGACAGCGAGTCTGCAATGCCACAGCCAAAGAAGCGACGACTATCCCCTTCAACATCAACGTCTACAG AGGAACTTCCCATTAGCGGGAGGTCTACAAAGggaagaaggaagaaaggaggaaagatgCCTTCAAAATCAG GTGGGTCAAAATCCTCAAAAAGGGAGTGGACAGAAGAGGTGAAGGCAGTTGAGGACAGATGCTTATCCACTTCAATATCTTCAACCTCTACAG GTGTGTCAAAACCCCCCAAAAGAAAGTGGACAGAAGAAGAGGTGAAGGCAGTTGAGAACAAACTGATGGATTGCATCACATCTGGCAGGGTACCAGGGAAATTGCAATGTGAAGACTGCATCAGGTCAGCTCCTTCAGTTCTTAAGCACAGAACCTGGGAAGCGGTGAAGTTTTACATCAAAAACCGAATAACGGCATACCAGAGGGAATGTGGTAAAAGAAAGTGA
- the LOC134072364 gene encoding uncharacterized protein LOC134072364 produces MCHCRVGYVQHSGLTALGANEERSRKRSSVLPILLAGTRLPTFCRRFQFGSVLWLQHRALLKDDDCRVVFMCCLQSLICLYIFHSPKNVAKERFKRRMEKLRRHHDECTRKHSPKTKESPKQSPRSDTMTHHQDPDDEPPPPYNEDTFALQMMCTEVLDSDADTVIFELPSSSAASEAQEVPKLERTESVFLTKKSLHIGSASDDSFSDIVSSIENSDDDFVPDSESCSEESEESLPCGKRRRLSQTSLSSPNVTLDSSDDNSSSMNAAQQSSSPEDKETSTQPVEDVNSDVSVMKLKKTAYGQRVYNKKQYCFYCCKPFSKMARHLAQIHKDEVEVAKALSFTKGSKERRVHLDLLRNKGNRAHNVNVLKAGKGVLVPRQQATAKQVDVNDYVHCLHCQGLFRRKALWRHMARCNLAKKCQLTKPGRSRVQALCAYAQPVPEGVSKKLWKLISDMKQDKVTQAVKSDVCIIRFGEHLCNKMGNDKTKHEYIRTKMREAGRLLVCAKKRGTLNAIKDFFIPSNFYNAIQAVKDTAGFKDEEEVFTVPSLALKLGHTLKRMADIAECEAMMAGEESSIQNVKRFKDMYTTKWNECVSASALKTLREAKWNSPELLPFTEDVKKMHMHLNKKTKQYQEKIKAEKNQKNWSQLAQATLCEVILFNRRRPGEVSKMKLNTFLLRNTSVSETERSQYS; encoded by the exons ATGTGCCACTGTCGGGTAGGCTATGTGCAACACAGCGGCCTTACTGCACTGGGAGCAAACGAGGAGAGGTCACGAAAGCGCTCAAGCGTGCTACCAATCTTGCTGGCAGGCACGAGATTACCCACGTTCTGTCGACGCTTTCAATTTGGTTCGGTCCTCTGGCTACAGCATCGCGCATTGTTAAAAGACGATGACTGTCGTGTTGTATTCATGTGTTGCTTACAATCGTTAATTTGTCTTTACATTTTCCATAGTCCAAAAAATGTGGCCAAAGAAAGGTTTAAACGTCGCATGGAAAAACTCAGACGACATCATGATGAGTGCACGAGGAAACATTCACCGAAG ACAAAGGAAAGTCCGAAGCAATCACCAAGGTCTGACACCATGACACATCATCAGGACCCAGATGATGAACCCCCACCTCCCTATAATGAAGACACCTTTGCCTTGCAGATGATGTGTACAGAAGTCTTG GACAGTGACGCGGATACAGTCATTTTTGAATTGCCCAGTTCTTCTGCAGCATCAGAAGCCCAAGAAGTTCCAAAGCTAGAGAGGACTGAGAGTGTATTT CTTACTAAAAAATCATTACACATCGGTTCAGCTTCAGATGACAGCTTCTCAGATATAGTTAGCAGCATTGAAAACAGCGATGATGACTTTGTGCCGGATTCAGAGAGCTGTTCAGAAGAATCTGAAGAGAGCCTTCCATGTGGAAAAAGGAGACGTCTGTCACAGACCAGTCTCTCATCTCCCAATGTGACCTTAGACAGCAGTGATGATAATTCATCTTCCATGAATGCAGCCCAACAGTCTTCCTCTCCTGAAGATAAGGAGACATCAACTCAGCCAGTCGAGGATGTCAACAGTGATGTTTCGGTAATGAAATTGAAGAAGACTGCATATGGCCAAAGAGTGTACAACAAAAAGCAGTATTGCTTTTACTGCTGCAAACCATTCAGCAAGATGGCAAGGCACTTGGCCCAAATACATAAGGATGAGGTGGAGGTTGCAAAAGCACTTTCTTTTACGAAGGGGTCTAAAGAAAGAAGGGTTCATCTAGATCTTTTGCGTAACAAAGGGAATCGTGCACACAACGTAAACGTTCTGAAAGCAGGCAAAGGTGTATTGGTGCCACGTCAACAAGCAACTGCCAAGCAGGTAGACGTGAATGACTATGTGCACTGTTTACACTGCCAAGGGCTGTTCAGACGAAAGGCTCTTTGGAGGCATATGGCAAGGTGTAATTTGGCGAAGAAGTGCCAGCTCACAAAACCAGGCAGATCTAGAGTTCAAGCACTCTGCGCATATGCACAGCCTGTCCCTGAAGGGGTAAGTAAGAAGTTATGGAAGCTCATAAGTGACATGAAGCAAGACAAAGTAACACAGGCAGTTAAAAGTGATGTATGTATCATCAGATTTGGAGAACATTTGTGTAACAAAATGGGCAATGACAAAACTAAGCACGAATACATAAGAACTAAAATGCGTGAGGCTGGAAGGCTGTTGGTGTGTGCCAAGAAAAGGGGAACGCTAAATGCAATCAAAGACTTTTTCATACCTTCAAACTTCTACAATGCCATTCAGGCTGTTAAAGACACAGCAGGATTCAAAGATGAAGAAGAGGTCTTCACAGTCCCCTCTTTGGCTTTGAAACTGGGCCACACCCTCAAGAGAATGGCGGATATTGCTGAATGTGAGGCAATGATGGCAGGAGAGGAAAGCAGCATACAGAATGTGAAGCGCTTCAAAGACATGTACACCACTAaatggaatgagtgtgtgtcagcatcAGCCTTGAAAACCCTGAGAGAAGCAAAGTGGAACTCTCCAGAACTTCTTCCTTTCACAGAAGATGTCAAAAAAATGCATATGCACCTCAACAAGAAAACTAAACAGTATCAGGAAAAAATCAAAGCCGAGAAAAACCAGAAGAATTGGTCACAGCTTGCCCAAGCGACTTTGTGTGAGGTAATCCTATTTAATCGCCGAAGACCTGGAGAAGTCTCAAAAATGAAATTGAACACATTCCTTCTCAGAAACACTTCA GTAAGCGAGACCGAAAGGTCCCAATACTCCTGA